A region from the Leptolyngbya iicbica LK genome encodes:
- a CDS encoding ABC transporter ATP-binding protein, producing MHLEIAKVHKQFDTPQGPLVALKDINMHVETGEFVCAVGASGSGKSTLLRLVAGLEMPTAGEITVDGQPVIGPGADRGMVFQSYTLYPWMTVQENVEFGLKLQGMEAKQRREEASRYLDVVGLAQFSRSLPKELSGGMKQRVAIARALANHPKILLMDEPFGALDVQTKESMQEFLLELWDRLGISILMITHDVSEAVFLSQRIYVLSARPGTIAEEVSIDLGQHRAYAVRRTEPFHHYCDEIMDLLRGTAANTAP from the coding sequence ATGCACCTCGAAATCGCCAAGGTTCACAAACAATTCGATACGCCGCAAGGGCCGTTGGTCGCGCTCAAAGACATCAACATGCATGTGGAAACGGGCGAGTTTGTCTGTGCGGTAGGGGCGTCGGGTTCCGGTAAGTCCACGTTGTTGCGACTGGTGGCGGGGCTGGAGATGCCAACGGCGGGAGAGATTACGGTGGATGGGCAGCCGGTGATTGGGCCGGGGGCCGATCGCGGCATGGTGTTCCAGAGCTACACCCTCTATCCCTGGATGACGGTGCAGGAGAATGTGGAATTTGGGCTAAAGCTCCAGGGGATGGAGGCCAAGCAGCGGCGAGAAGAAGCGTCGCGCTATCTGGATGTGGTGGGGCTGGCGCAGTTTTCGCGATCGCTGCCCAAGGAACTGTCCGGCGGCATGAAGCAGCGGGTCGCGATCGCCCGGGCCCTGGCGAACCATCCCAAGATCCTGCTGATGGACGAACCCTTTGGCGCACTGGATGTGCAAACCAAGGAAAGTATGCAGGAATTTTTGCTGGAGCTGTGGGATCGCCTGGGCATCAGCATTTTGATGATCACCCACGATGTGAGCGAAGCGGTGTTTCTCTCCCAACGGATTTACGTGCTCTCCGCCCGCCCCGGTACCATCGCCGAAGAAGTGAGCATCGACCTGGGCCAACACCGCGCCTATGCCGTGCGCCGCACCGAACCCTTTCACCACTATTGCGACGAAATCATGGATCTGCTGCGTGGGACTGCGGCCAATACTGCTCCTTAA
- a CDS encoding four helix bundle protein has translation MGQLVRRHEDLEVYQLAFDAAMQIFELSKQFPVEERYSLTDQMRRSSRSVCANLAEAWRKRIYEASFVAKLSDCTAEAAETQTWIEFAVKCKYLDQQVGDDLKQTYDRIIRTLIKLIQNSKSWTLSHPLHTRTTSSK, from the coding sequence ATGGGGCAGTTGGTGAGGCGGCATGAGGATTTGGAGGTTTACCAACTCGCGTTTGATGCGGCGATGCAAATTTTTGAATTGTCGAAGCAATTTCCAGTTGAGGAACGGTATTCGTTGACAGATCAGATGCGGCGGTCTTCGCGCTCTGTGTGTGCCAATTTGGCGGAAGCATGGCGGAAGCGCATCTATGAAGCTTCCTTTGTCGCTAAGCTATCTGACTGCACCGCTGAAGCCGCTGAAACCCAAACCTGGATTGAATTTGCCGTGAAGTGCAAATATCTCGACCAGCAGGTAGGAGATGACCTGAAGCAAACCTACGATCGCATCATCCGCACCCTCATCAAGCTCATCCAAAACTCCAAATCCTGGACTCTCTCCCACCCCCTTCACACACGTACAACCTCTTCGAAGTAA
- a CDS encoding ABC transporter permease — protein sequence MAIASSPPTYSESSTVAPSLKPTVFWRIAEDIPQRLKWALMVMSVLVPFLLWWAIASTGWIDNKFLPTPGMVAASLVSLWQEGYLLTDTLASFLRVSAGFLLAALVAIPLGIGMGAFRSVRSLLEPLIGIVRYMPAPAFIPLLVIYLGLGEEPKIALIFIGTVFFNTLMIMDAVKFVPKELIETTYTLGGDRRQVLMQVITPYVVPSIFDTLRVNMAASWNLVIVAELVAADSGLGKRIAISQKFFQTDDIFACLLVLGLIGFILDLSLQAAMRMTCKWAVK from the coding sequence ATGGCGATCGCGTCTTCTCCACCGACCTATTCCGAGTCGTCTACCGTCGCGCCCAGCCTTAAGCCGACGGTGTTTTGGCGCATTGCGGAAGACATTCCCCAGCGGCTGAAATGGGCGCTGATGGTGATGTCGGTGCTGGTGCCGTTTTTGCTGTGGTGGGCGATCGCGAGCACGGGCTGGATTGACAATAAGTTTTTGCCCACACCGGGAATGGTGGCGGCGTCGCTGGTGAGCCTCTGGCAAGAGGGCTATTTGCTCACCGATACGCTGGCGAGCTTTTTGCGGGTGTCGGCGGGCTTTTTGCTGGCCGCGCTGGTGGCGATTCCCTTGGGCATTGGTATGGGGGCGTTTCGCAGTGTGCGATCGCTGCTGGAACCGCTCATCGGCATCGTCCGCTACATGCCCGCCCCGGCCTTCATTCCCCTATTGGTGATTTACCTCGGCTTGGGTGAAGAACCGAAAATTGCGTTGATTTTCATCGGCACGGTGTTTTTCAACACGCTGATGATTATGGATGCGGTGAAGTTTGTGCCCAAGGAACTGATCGAGACGACTTATACGTTGGGGGGCGATCGTCGTCAGGTACTCATGCAAGTCATCACTCCATACGTGGTGCCCAGCATCTTCGACACCTTACGGGTCAACATGGCCGCCTCTTGGAACCTGGTCATCGTCGCCGAACTCGTCGCCGCTGACAGCGGCCTCGGCAAACGCATCGCCATTTCTCAAAAGTTCTTCCAAACCGACGATATTTTTGCCTGCTTGCTGGTGCTGGGCCTGATCGGGTTCATTCTCGATCTGTCCCTGCAAGCGGCCATGCGGATGACGTGTAAGTGGGCGGTGAAGTAG
- a CDS encoding ABC transporter substrate-binding protein: MMKRRSLLPVLLAFFCTLFITIGCAQDTSEAPADGDTDTAAEPTELINETPIVMGYSSWAGWWPWAIAEQEGLFEANGVNVELIWFDGYLESMQALASGQLDANCQTLNDTISFAGEAVNGEVAVVVNDNSAGNDKVIVAEEIETVADLVGKSVALEEGVVGDFLLTLALEEAGQSRDDVNIENLETGAAAAAFAAGQADGFAGWVPFWETALTREGSKELTSSADFPGAIPDLLVVTQVLIDEQPEVVQALVNTWFDILTFIDENQERAYEIMADRASVSADEFEKYLEGTRFFTLEENLEAFTPGDSMVHMPYAAEEMANFMVEVGFIPEAPDLEAVLDDQFVTAYAEANA; this comes from the coding sequence ATGATGAAACGTCGTTCCCTTTTGCCAGTGCTGCTGGCGTTCTTTTGCACCTTATTCATTACTATCGGCTGTGCTCAAGACACGTCCGAAGCGCCAGCCGATGGCGACACAGATACCGCTGCCGAACCCACCGAGCTGATCAATGAAACGCCGATTGTGATGGGATACAGCAGCTGGGCTGGGTGGTGGCCGTGGGCGATCGCCGAACAAGAAGGACTATTCGAAGCCAACGGCGTCAACGTCGAACTCATCTGGTTCGACGGCTATCTAGAATCCATGCAGGCGCTAGCTTCCGGCCAACTCGACGCTAACTGCCAAACCCTCAACGACACCATTTCCTTTGCGGGGGAAGCTGTGAACGGTGAAGTCGCCGTCGTGGTCAACGACAACTCCGCTGGCAACGACAAAGTCATCGTGGCGGAAGAAATCGAGACCGTCGCCGACCTCGTCGGCAAATCCGTCGCACTGGAAGAAGGCGTCGTCGGCGACTTTCTGCTCACCCTGGCCCTCGAAGAAGCCGGCCAGTCCCGCGATGACGTGAATATCGAAAACCTGGAAACCGGAGCTGCCGCTGCCGCCTTTGCCGCTGGTCAAGCCGACGGGTTCGCGGGCTGGGTACCCTTTTGGGAAACGGCGCTGACCCGCGAAGGCAGCAAAGAACTCACCAGTTCCGCTGACTTTCCTGGTGCCATCCCTGACCTGCTCGTGGTCACGCAAGTCCTCATCGACGAACAGCCCGAGGTCGTCCAAGCCCTGGTGAATACCTGGTTCGACATTCTGACCTTCATCGACGAAAACCAGGAACGCGCCTACGAAATCATGGCCGATCGCGCCAGCGTCAGCGCCGACGAATTTGAGAAATACCTGGAAGGTACCCGCTTCTTCACCCTGGAAGAAAACCTGGAAGCCTTTACCCCCGGCGACAGCATGGTCCACATGCCCTATGCCGCTGAAGAGATGGCGAACTTCATGGTGGAAGTCGGTTTCATCCCCGAAGCGCCGGATCTGGAAGCAGTGCTGGATGACCAGTTCGTGACGGCGTATGCCGAGGCGAATGCGTAG
- the hypB gene encoding hydrogenase nickel incorporation protein HypB, whose protein sequence is MHQIIDDTLGINLLHANQEDADHNRAHFDAWGITCLNLMSSPGAGKTALLEKTLASLTDDLSIAVIEGDMTTELDADRLRQYGVPVIAINTGRACHLDARMVAGGIHTLSHEHTPQDLDMVIVENVGNLVCPAEFEVGEHAKVALLSVTEGEDKPLKYPVMFREADVLLITKIDLAPYLDVDLARIEANVRQINPHVTVIPVSAKSGEGLEDWFDWVRSAVKSPELTSA, encoded by the coding sequence ATGCACCAAATCATCGACGACACCCTCGGCATCAACCTCCTCCACGCCAACCAGGAAGACGCGGATCACAATCGCGCCCATTTTGACGCCTGGGGCATCACCTGCCTGAACCTGATGAGTAGCCCCGGCGCGGGCAAAACCGCCCTGCTGGAAAAAACCCTCGCCAGCCTCACCGATGACCTCAGCATCGCGGTAATCGAAGGCGATATGACCACCGAACTCGATGCCGATCGCCTCCGCCAGTACGGTGTCCCCGTCATCGCCATCAACACGGGCCGCGCCTGCCATCTCGACGCCCGCATGGTCGCCGGGGGCATTCACACCTTGAGCCACGAGCACACGCCCCAAGATCTGGACATGGTGATTGTCGAAAACGTCGGCAATCTCGTGTGTCCCGCCGAGTTTGAAGTGGGTGAGCATGCCAAGGTCGCCCTGCTCAGCGTCACCGAAGGCGAAGACAAACCGCTGAAGTATCCCGTCATGTTTCGCGAGGCGGATGTGCTTCTGATTACAAAAATTGATCTCGCTCCCTATTTAGATGTGGACTTAGCCCGCATTGAAGCCAATGTGCGCCAAATCAATCCCCACGTCACCGTGATTCCGGTGTCGGCTAAGTCGGGGGAAGGCTTAGAGGATTGGTTTGACTGGGTGCGCTCTGCTGTGAAGTCTCCTGAGCTGACTTCTGCTTAA
- the glnT gene encoding type III glutamate--ammonia ligase, which produces MPRPYRTRMGFIDHPGRPVPQSLFPLPAPMTTDTLAEIATLKSSLESQGVKYALASYVDIHGMSKAKMVPLSHLGQMMQGSELFTGAALDGVPQDISDEEVAAMPDARSATILPWNKEVVWFASDLYLSGQPFEACSRIILKRMLDKAASLGFTFNLGIETEFFVFKETEQGFEPISDRDTLAKPCYDLTGLLDNYGWLTELVDTMNHLGWDVYSFDHEDANGQFETDFAYADALTMSDRLTFFRLMVKEIVRKHGYFASFMPKPFANRTGSGAHYNMSLADIDTGKNLFEDSHDPRGCGLSQLGYQFIAGILRHAKAICAVTCPTVNSYKRLIRKGSMSGFTWAPVYICYGNNNRTNMLRIPLAGGRVECRAADIATNLYLGAAMILAAGLEGIEQCLDPGDPHTENMYNYTLPELDALGIDLLPRTLQEAVDAFERDPLSKAVMGPLMYRTYTDFKRQEWEDYHTHISDWEHQRYLKFF; this is translated from the coding sequence ATGCCTCGCCCCTACCGCACCCGCATGGGGTTCATTGACCATCCCGGTCGTCCCGTTCCCCAATCCCTATTCCCTCTCCCCGCACCCATGACCACCGACACCCTTGCCGAAATCGCCACCCTCAAATCGTCGCTGGAATCCCAGGGCGTGAAATATGCCCTCGCCAGCTATGTCGATATTCACGGCATGTCCAAAGCCAAAATGGTGCCCCTGAGCCACCTGGGTCAAATGATGCAGGGCTCCGAACTCTTTACCGGCGCGGCGCTGGACGGGGTGCCCCAAGACATTAGCGACGAAGAAGTAGCGGCGATGCCCGACGCCCGCTCCGCCACCATCCTGCCGTGGAATAAAGAAGTGGTCTGGTTCGCCAGCGATCTGTACCTGTCCGGCCAACCGTTTGAAGCGTGCTCTCGCATCATCCTCAAACGAATGTTGGACAAGGCCGCGAGCCTGGGCTTCACCTTCAACCTGGGCATCGAGACAGAATTCTTCGTCTTCAAAGAAACCGAGCAGGGCTTCGAGCCGATCAGCGATCGCGACACCCTCGCCAAGCCCTGTTACGACCTCACCGGCCTGCTCGACAACTATGGCTGGCTCACCGAACTGGTGGATACCATGAACCACCTCGGCTGGGACGTGTATTCCTTTGACCACGAGGATGCCAATGGTCAGTTTGAGACCGACTTTGCCTATGCGGATGCGCTGACGATGAGCGATCGCCTCACCTTCTTCCGCCTCATGGTGAAAGAAATCGTCCGCAAGCACGGCTACTTCGCCAGCTTCATGCCCAAACCCTTCGCCAATCGCACGGGCAGCGGCGCGCACTACAACATGTCGCTGGCCGATATCGACACGGGCAAAAACCTGTTTGAAGACTCCCACGATCCGCGTGGCTGTGGGCTTTCGCAGCTGGGCTACCAATTCATCGCGGGCATTTTGCGCCACGCCAAAGCCATCTGCGCCGTCACCTGCCCCACGGTCAATAGCTACAAACGGCTAATCCGCAAAGGCAGCATGTCCGGCTTCACCTGGGCTCCGGTCTACATCTGCTACGGCAACAACAACCGCACCAACATGCTCCGCATTCCCCTCGCGGGCGGCCGGGTGGAGTGCCGCGCCGCCGACATTGCCACCAACCTGTATCTGGGCGCGGCCATGATTCTCGCGGCGGGATTGGAGGGCATCGAACAATGCCTTGATCCCGGTGATCCCCATACAGAAAACATGTACAACTACACCCTGCCGGAACTCGACGCCCTGGGCATTGACCTGCTACCCCGCACCCTGCAAGAGGCCGTTGACGCCTTCGAACGCGATCCGCTGAGCAAAGCCGTGATGGGGCCGCTGATGTACCGCACCTACACCGATTTCAAACGGCAAGAATGGGAGGACTACCACACCCACATCTCCGACTGGGAACACCAACGCTACCTGAAATTCTTCTGA
- the hypA gene encoding hydrogenase maturation nickel metallochaperone HypA, which produces MHETDMTKALIITLREWWESQPERPPVERVFLTVGQFTCVEPASLQFAFEVQTRGTFLDGAELVIQETPLIAFCHPCQAEYRPEMGLQYACPTCRSPLDDIRSGRELKIDRVQYTQPERSGNSPTP; this is translated from the coding sequence ATGCACGAAACCGACATGACCAAGGCCCTCATCATCACCCTGCGGGAATGGTGGGAATCGCAGCCAGAACGCCCCCCGGTTGAACGTGTGTTTCTCACCGTGGGCCAGTTCACCTGCGTCGAGCCCGCCAGCCTGCAATTTGCCTTTGAGGTGCAGACGCGGGGCACCTTTCTCGATGGGGCAGAACTGGTGATTCAAGAAACGCCGCTGATCGCCTTTTGCCACCCCTGTCAGGCCGAATATCGACCGGAAATGGGCCTGCAATACGCCTGCCCCACCTGCCGATCGCCCCTCGATGACATCCGCTCAGGTCGCGAACTCAAAATCGATCGCGTGCAATATACCCAACCCGAGCGATCGGGCAATTCCCCCACCCCGTAG
- the speB gene encoding agmatinase: protein MTDEPTFRRPSEASEALQKEARLPMTGWQQEVDQGLTYGLEAAESIRDRTIPTFSRGELPHYAGINTFLKAPYLEDVRKVGNYDVAIVGVPHDSGTTYRPGTRFGPQGIRKISALYTPYNFELGVDLREQITLCDVGDVFTIPANNEKSFDQISKGIAHIFSSGAFPIILGGDHSIGFPTVRGVCRHLGDKKVGIIHFDRHVDTQETDLDERMHTCPWFHATNMANAPAENLVQLGIGGWQVPRQGVKVCRERGTNILTVTDIMEMGLDAAADFAIEKATDGTDCVWISFDIDCIDAGFVPGTGWPEPGGLMPREALYLLKRIIQETTVCGIEVVEVSPPYDVSDMTALMATRVICDTMAHLVVSGQLPRQGKPDYIHDEANMNVDQAWE from the coding sequence ATGACGGACGAACCGACTTTTCGCAGACCGAGTGAAGCGAGCGAGGCGCTGCAAAAGGAAGCCCGCTTGCCCATGACGGGCTGGCAGCAAGAAGTCGATCAGGGATTGACCTATGGGTTAGAGGCAGCGGAGAGTATTCGCGATCGCACCATTCCCACCTTTTCCCGTGGCGAGCTGCCCCACTACGCGGGCATCAACACGTTTCTCAAAGCGCCCTATTTAGAAGATGTGCGGAAGGTGGGGAACTACGATGTGGCGATCGTCGGCGTGCCCCACGACTCCGGCACCACCTACCGTCCGGGCACCCGCTTCGGCCCCCAGGGCATCCGCAAAATCTCCGCCCTCTACACGCCCTACAATTTTGAACTCGGCGTTGATCTGCGGGAACAAATCACCCTCTGCGACGTGGGCGACGTGTTCACCATTCCCGCCAACAACGAAAAGTCCTTCGACCAAATTTCCAAAGGCATCGCCCACATTTTCAGCTCAGGCGCGTTCCCCATCATCCTCGGCGGCGACCACTCTATCGGCTTTCCCACCGTGCGCGGCGTCTGCCGCCATTTGGGGGATAAAAAGGTCGGCATCATTCACTTCGATCGCCACGTCGACACCCAGGAAACCGACCTCGACGAACGGATGCACACCTGCCCCTGGTTCCACGCCACCAACATGGCCAATGCTCCAGCAGAAAATCTCGTGCAGCTCGGCATCGGCGGCTGGCAAGTGCCGCGCCAGGGCGTCAAGGTGTGTCGCGAGCGGGGCACCAACATCCTCACTGTTACCGACATTATGGAGATGGGGCTGGATGCAGCGGCTGATTTCGCCATTGAAAAAGCTACCGACGGCACCGACTGCGTGTGGATTAGCTTCGACATCGACTGCATCGACGCCGGATTTGTCCCTGGCACGGGCTGGCCCGAACCCGGCGGCCTCATGCCCCGCGAAGCGCTGTACCTGCTCAAGCGCATCATTCAAGAAACCACCGTCTGCGGCATCGAAGTCGTGGAAGTCTCGCCCCCCTACGACGTCAGCGACATGACCGCCCTGATGGCGACTCGCGTGATCTGCGACACCATGGCCCATCTCGTCGTCTCCGGTCAGTTGCCCCGCCAAGGGAAGCCCGATTACATCCACGACGAGGCCAATATGAACGTCGATCAGGCCTGGGAATAA
- the moeB gene encoding molybdopterin-synthase adenylyltransferase MoeB gives MLNPNLDDIQLHPEEYERFSRHLILPEVGLEGQKRLKAASVLCIGTGGLGSPLLLYLAAAGIGRIGIVDFDIVDKSNLQRQVIHGTSWVGKPKIESAKNRIHEINPFCQVDLYETRLSSENALDIIEPYDVVVDGTDNFPTRYLVNDACVLLNKPNVYGSIFRFEGQATVFNYEDGPNYRDLYPEPPPPGMVPSCAEGGVLGILPGIIGVIQATETVKIIVGKGRTLSGRLLLYNSLDMTFRELKLRPNPVRPVIEELIDYEQFCGIPQAKAAEEAEKSAVPEMSVKELKALLDAKGDQVLLLDVRNPHEWEIAQIPGAVLVPLPDIEKGEGVDKVKSLLNGHELVVHCRSGVRSAKALGILKESGITGTNVAGGILAWSEEIDPSVPQY, from the coding sequence ATGCTCAATCCCAACCTCGATGACATTCAACTACATCCCGAGGAGTACGAGCGCTTTTCCAGGCACCTGATTCTGCCCGAAGTGGGTCTGGAAGGGCAAAAACGCCTTAAGGCGGCGAGCGTACTCTGCATCGGCACCGGCGGTCTCGGCTCCCCCCTCTTGCTGTACTTAGCAGCGGCGGGCATTGGCCGCATCGGCATTGTCGATTTCGACATTGTGGATAAGTCAAACCTGCAACGGCAGGTCATTCACGGCACCTCTTGGGTCGGCAAGCCCAAAATTGAATCGGCGAAAAACCGCATCCACGAAATCAACCCCTTCTGCCAGGTTGATTTGTACGAAACCCGGCTCTCGTCTGAAAATGCCCTCGACATTATCGAACCCTACGATGTGGTGGTCGATGGCACCGATAACTTCCCCACTCGGTATCTGGTCAACGACGCCTGCGTGCTGCTGAACAAGCCCAACGTCTACGGCTCCATCTTCCGGTTTGAGGGACAAGCCACCGTCTTTAACTACGAAGACGGCCCCAACTATCGCGACCTTTACCCCGAGCCGCCGCCACCGGGCATGGTGCCCTCCTGTGCGGAAGGTGGCGTGCTGGGCATTTTGCCCGGCATCATCGGCGTCATTCAGGCTACCGAAACGGTGAAAATCATTGTGGGCAAAGGCCGCACCCTCAGCGGTCGCCTGTTGCTCTATAACTCCCTCGACATGACCTTCCGGGAACTGAAGCTGCGGCCCAACCCCGTGCGTCCGGTGATCGAAGAGCTGATCGACTACGAACAGTTCTGCGGCATTCCCCAGGCCAAAGCGGCGGAAGAAGCGGAGAAATCCGCTGTGCCCGAAATGTCGGTGAAGGAACTGAAAGCCCTGCTCGATGCGAAGGGCGACCAGGTGCTGCTGCTGGATGTGCGGAATCCCCATGAGTGGGAGATTGCCCAGATTCCTGGTGCGGTGCTGGTGCCTCTGCCCGACATCGAAAAAGGTGAGGGCGTGGACAAGGTGAAGTCACTGCTCAACGGTCACGAGTTGGTGGTGCATTGTCGCTCAGGGGTGCGATCGGCCAAAGCCCTCGGCATCCTGAAAGAAAGTGGCATCACCGGCACCAACGTCGCGGGCGGTATCCTTGCCTGGAGCGAAGAAATCGACCCCTCCGTCCCGCAGTACTAA
- a CDS encoding antitoxin family protein translates to MPQPLKATYRNGTFVLQTALELPEGSEVELLIQSPQVVSSPIVDVETKRQFLRSLIERMQQNPVPMNAPRFTRDMLHERR, encoded by the coding sequence ATGCCTCAGCCCCTGAAAGCAACTTACCGTAACGGTACATTCGTCCTCCAAACAGCATTGGAGTTGCCGGAAGGAAGCGAGGTTGAGTTACTGATTCAGTCACCTCAAGTGGTGTCGTCGCCCATTGTAGATGTAGAAACGAAGCGGCAGTTTTTGCGATCGCTGATTGAGCGAATGCAACAAAATCCAGTTCCCATGAATGCGCCTCGATTCACGCGGGATATGCTGCATGAACGCCGTTGA
- a CDS encoding PIN domain-containing protein, giving the protein MTEGVLLWQVASEYLAASRKLGSLGYNRAQAYQYIRDLQQVWYTTIPTWGVIDRAEDLMSRFSLSHWDSMIVAACLEANVQTLYTEDFGYSNIDGLAIVNPFRNL; this is encoded by the coding sequence TTGACGGAAGGGGTTTTGTTATGGCAGGTTGCTAGCGAGTATTTAGCCGCTAGTCGCAAATTAGGATCATTGGGATATAACAGAGCGCAAGCCTATCAGTATATTCGTGACTTGCAGCAGGTTTGGTATACGACGATTCCCACATGGGGTGTGATTGATCGGGCTGAGGATCTAATGAGTCGTTTCAGTTTATCTCATTGGGATTCAATGATTGTTGCGGCTTGTTTAGAAGCCAACGTCCAAACCCTTTACACAGAAGATTTTGGATACTCAAATATTGATGGGCTAGCAATTGTTAATCCATTTAGGAATCTTTGA
- a CDS encoding DNA-3-methyladenine glycosylase I: MTKRCEWCGDDPLYRSYHDHEWGVPIHDDRRLFEFLILEGAQAGLSWLTILKKRENYRKAFHNFDCERIASYTEADVARLLADSGIVRNRLKIASAIKNARAVLGIQAEFGSLDAYLWRYVDGLPQQNAWPSLAEVPVKTALSDMLSKDLKQRGCNFVGSTICYAFMQAVGMVNDHTLDCFRYEAVKALSRQ, translated from the coding sequence ATGACCAAACGATGCGAATGGTGCGGCGATGACCCGCTCTACCGCTCCTATCATGACCATGAATGGGGTGTCCCGATTCATGACGATCGCCGGTTGTTTGAGTTCTTGATTTTGGAAGGGGCGCAGGCGGGGCTGAGTTGGCTGACCATCCTGAAGAAACGGGAGAACTACCGCAAGGCATTTCACAACTTCGACTGTGAGCGGATTGCCAGCTACACAGAAGCCGATGTGGCACGTTTACTAGCCGACTCCGGCATTGTCCGCAATCGTCTCAAAATCGCATCAGCCATCAAAAACGCCCGCGCCGTTCTAGGGATTCAAGCGGAATTTGGCTCACTGGATGCCTATCTCTGGCGCTATGTCGATGGGTTGCCCCAGCAAAATGCGTGGCCATCCCTGGCCGAAGTTCCCGTCAAAACAGCACTCTCAGACATGCTGAGCAAAGACTTAAAGCAAAGAGGATGCAACTTTGTGGGTTCAACAATTTGCTACGCATTTATGCAAGCCGTGGGCATGGTGAATGACCACACCCTCGACTGCTTTCGCTACGAGGCAGTCAAGGCATTATCCCGCCAGTGA
- a CDS encoding M20 metallopeptidase family protein has product MISTVFPTSTPTLSGVRLAIRQLQPQIVLWRRQIHQQPELAFREAQTAAFISQKLTDWGIEHETGVAKTGIVAVVQGQQPGPVLAIRADMDALPIQEMNEVEYRSQQDGVMHACGHDGHVAIALGTAYYLSQHRDSFCGTVKFIFQPAEEGPGGAKPMIEAGALENPDVDAIIGLHLWNNLPVGTVGVRTGPMMAATEFFHCTIRGRGGHGAIPHQTVDSIVVAAQVVNAIQTIVARNIDPLKSAVVTLGELHAGSAVNVIADQARMSGTVRYFDEMYEGYFARRLDEIIGGVCQCHGASYELDYNPLYPPVVNDADITELVRSAALAVVETPAGVVPECQTMGGEDMSFFLRAVPGCYFFLGSANQAKNLAYPHHHPRFDFDEAALSTGVEIFVRCVESFCQG; this is encoded by the coding sequence ATGATTTCAACGGTTTTTCCTACTTCTACTCCCACCCTGTCAGGGGTGCGGTTAGCCATTCGTCAATTACAGCCCCAGATTGTGTTGTGGCGGCGACAAATTCACCAGCAGCCAGAACTCGCCTTTCGAGAAGCCCAGACGGCAGCATTTATCAGTCAAAAACTGACCGACTGGGGCATTGAGCACGAAACCGGGGTCGCCAAAACGGGCATCGTCGCGGTTGTGCAGGGCCAGCAACCCGGGCCGGTGTTGGCGATTCGGGCCGATATGGATGCCCTGCCCATTCAGGAAATGAACGAGGTTGAGTATCGATCGCAGCAAGATGGGGTGATGCACGCTTGTGGCCATGACGGTCACGTGGCGATCGCCCTGGGCACGGCTTACTACCTGTCACAGCATCGCGACAGCTTTTGCGGCACGGTGAAATTCATCTTTCAGCCTGCGGAAGAGGGGCCGGGGGGCGCGAAGCCGATGATTGAGGCTGGGGCGTTGGAAAATCCTGATGTCGATGCCATTATCGGTCTGCATTTGTGGAATAACCTGCCCGTCGGGACGGTAGGGGTGCGCACGGGACCGATGATGGCCGCCACCGAATTTTTCCACTGTACGATTCGTGGCCGGGGCGGCCACGGCGCCATTCCTCACCAGACAGTCGATTCGATTGTGGTGGCCGCGCAAGTCGTCAATGCGATTCAAACGATCGTGGCTCGCAACATCGATCCGCTCAAGTCGGCGGTGGTGACCCTGGGCGAACTGCATGCCGGCTCGGCGGTGAATGTGATTGCCGATCAGGCCCGCATGAGCGGCACGGTGCGTTACTTCGACGAGATGTACGAGGGGTATTTTGCGCGGCGTCTGGACGAGATTATCGGCGGCGTGTGTCAGTGTCACGGAGCCAGCTACGAGTTGGACTATAACCCGCTGTATCCGCCTGTGGTGAATGATGCCGACATTACGGAACTGGTGCGATCGGCCGCGCTAGCGGTAGTGGAAACGCCCGCTGGGGTCGTCCCTGAGTGCCAAACGATGGGCGGCGAAGACATGTCCTTTTTCTTGCGGGCCGTGCCGGGCTGTTACTTCTTTTTGGGGTCGGCAAACCAAGCCAAAAATTTGGCCTATCCGCACCACCATCCCCGCTTTGACTTTGATGAAGCGGCTTTATCCACAGGCGTTGAAATTTTTGTGCGCTGCGTGGAGTCGTTTTGCCAGGGTTAA